The genomic stretch CGCTCCTTTACAGCTCCGGCACTGTAGTTTTTTATGCAATAAATGAAATAGAGGCTGCAGGTGAAGTAGAGATTTCTACTTCATCTGCAGCCTCTTGTTTATTGTCTTAACGAGCTTGAATTATAAACCTATGGCAAGGAAAAATAACGACCTGCATGTCGAATAAGATAGAAAATAATTCGAACAGGCGGGGATGAAGTTGGAAAACCAGTCAAGGACATCGCCGATTTCTTTGGTTCAACTTATATACTTAGGTTACTTAGGTTACTTAGGTTAGTTAGTGTAGGGAATAGCGCGATAGGACGAGGCTACGCTGCAGTTTGTACAACGTAATCGACATTAATTGCCTGACTCGATACGTACACTGTAGTTTGTGCAATAGAATGCCGATTCTAGGGCGATATTCGTTGGTTTGGAGCTAAATCTCCTGCAATAGTACAATGTAGCCATCAGAAACAGCTCTCATGTAAGGTTTCTATTGTACTAAGTGCAGGCTACGCTGCTTCTCCTTAAACGATATAACTTGACTTGAAAATGAAGATTTAGCGAAGCGAGAAGATCGTTCTGGAGAAACGAAGTGTTCGCCTTTGCAGCCATATTCTTACCTTTAAGTGTCTTAGGAAATCAAAGAATCTGGCTGCAACAGCGATAGTAAGAATGATCTACTCGCGCAGCGACCAAAACGTAAATGTTTAGTTCAACTTATATATAAGATTTAGCGAAGCGAGAAGATCGTTCTGGAGAAACGAAGTGTTCGCCTTTGCAGCCATATTCTTACCTTTACATGTCTTAGGAAATCAAAGAATCTGGCTGCAACAGCGATCGTAAGAATGATCTACTCGCGCAGCGACCAAATTCAACTTATATAGATGATTGCTTACTCCATAAGTGCAAGGAATGAATCGACAAGCTCAGGATCAAAATGCTGTCCGCGCTGCTCGCTAATATAGGATAAAGCTCGTTCCTCTGACCATTTTTCTTTGTATGGACGAATGCTTGTCAAGGCATCGAACACATCGACGATGCTCACGATTCGAGCTTCGATAGGAATGTCCTCACCGTATAGCTGATGCGGATAGCCGGAACCGTCCCATTTTTCATGATGGTATAATATGATGTTTTTTCCCAGCTTCAGCTCTTGGGTAAATAGCTCGTCGTTTAGCTCTGAATAAATCTTATCAATGATGTCTACGCCAATTTGTGTATGCATTTCGACGATGTTGCGTTCATAGTAAGCCAGAGGCCCGGGTTTGTATAAAATGCCTTCCGGAATGCCAGATTTACCGATATCATGCAAAATGCTTGAATGTGCAATTCGGTTTACCAGCTCCTCCGGCCAGCCAAGCTGCAGTCGTTCATTATGAAAGTGGGTAAATCGTTCTGTGAGCTCACGAACGCGGACTAGATGCTGTTCGATGCCGGGGTCGCGAATTTCACATGAAATGGCAAGCACCTTCAGCATTGAGCTTTGAATGGAGCCGATACGCTCCTCAGGCAGATAGAAGCCGCTTTTTAGCTTCTCTAGTTCACGAAAGATGCCGATATAATACATTTTTCCGTTCATTTCCAGCGGTGTTATCGTAATGGAGGAATGCCAGATGCTGCTGTCCCTTCGCCGATTAGTAAATACACCAGACCATGGCAAGCCTTGTTGAAGAGCCAGCTTCATTTGGTCATGAGTATCCTTTGGCGTATAGGACGTTCTCAAAATGCTCGCTCGCTTTCCGATAATTTCATCTAACATATAGCCCGTAATTTTCTCGTACGCTGGATTTACAGCTAATATATAATGCGCTTCATCTGTAATGATGACAGCATCGGCTAGCTTTAGGTACGGATCTAGCTGTTCAGTTTCGCTGTTCATGCTGTTAGGTTCGACTCCTTAATTCTTTTTCCTAGGCAATAGCTTTGTTCCATGCTCCATACTGGAGTTGCAAAGCGGGCATGCCCTTGACTCTGCTTGTGAGTCCTCATAGGTAATAATGCGCTGCCATACTTGGCAGGTACTGCTTGTACAAAGCCATGCAAGAACGGAATCGGCTTCACCGTCCGCTTCTTGCTCTGTGATGAAAGCAGAACGGATGAAGCGAGACAGCTCGGCGGGCTTTCCGCGGTAAAGAGCTGGCGAGCTAATGTACAATTCCTCTTGTGCTCGTGTAACCGCAACATAGGCGAGTCGCCGCTCTTCCTCAAGTGCTTCTGAGAGAGCATCATCACCTGTCTGGATGGAGGTGCGGTCACTATGTTTATCGGCAGCGAGCGCAGAGCTATGAGGCATGATGCCTTCCGAGGCTCCGAGCACGAACACGACAGGGAATTCGAGCCCCTTGGATTTATGAATCGACATAAGCGAAATGGCACTGCGGCTTTTCCCATGCTTCTGGAGCCTCTGAGCAGCAGCGTGCTTGTCCGTAATATCATCTATATAGACTAAGAAAGCTTCAATCGTATCATAGGTGCTTGCCGCAGCCTCGAACTCATCGAGCACTTCCTTTAAGCCTTCTTTGTGCTCGGTCATTTCATGACGCTTGCTAGTTTCGAGATATTGATCATAAAAGGCTTGGCGGAGCTGCATAATAGCGGCAGAAGGTTTTGTATCCGTCAACGATTTAATGAGCTTGATACGCTCTTTGATTTTATCTTTTTGAAATTCCTTCAACTGCGGGAATTCAAGTAAATGAATAAGCGGCCACTTCTTTGCGCGCAGCTTATCCTGATTCCAGATGAAGGCCATTGCCTGCTCACGGTTGACATAAAGCGAAGGCAATAAAATTTCCATGGCATCAAAATTACGTCTCTCCTGTACCAGCCTTAAGTGTGCTAGCAGCGGCTTTATCGCCCATTGATCATAGAAGAGCTGGCCGTCGCCATAATCGACGAAAGGAAGCTCCCTTGTCAGCAGCAGTTCAACAAGTGCTCTGCTGCTGCTCGCTGTGCGGAACAATACAGCAAAGTCTCCGAAGGAGCGATTGCCTTGTTCAGTCTGCAATGTTATGGTGTCGGCAATGAGTCTCGCTTCCTCCTGCGTTGTTTTGAGCCGCGCATAGGAGGGATTAACGCCCTGTGGCTTGACGGCTAGCAGCGTCTTCTCTTTGCGCAGCTTGTTATATTGTATAATCGCGTTGCCAAGTCCGACGATGGAGCTGCTCGAGCGGTAGTTAATATCCAGTATGTAAGTAGCTGCTCCCGGGTATTGATGCTCGAAATTCAAAATATAATCATTTTTTGCGCCATTGAAGGAATAGATGGTCTGATCGTCATCACCTACAACCATCAGGTTGCGATGCTTGTCCGCAAGCATTTGAACGAGCACGTACTGGACTTGATTCGTGTCTTGAAACTCGTCAATCATCACGTATTGAAATCGTCGTTGCAGCGTAGCGAGCAGCTCTTTATCAGTCTTAAGCAGCTTGTAGGCCTCAAGCAGAAGATCATCGTAATCCAGCTTGCCGAGCTCAGTCTTCCATTGCTCGTAGCGGGTGAAGAGCAGCTTAAGCTCGCGTTCCTCGGTCGTTGATGAAGGCAGATCATTGATATTAATCATTTGCAGCTTAATAGCGGAGAGCTGAGCGAGCAGCGTTTCTGGCTCATAATCGTTTTTCAGCAGCAGCTCGCGCATAAGGCGCTTGAAAAAAATATGCTTTTGTCCAGTTTCGCCAAGAATGCCTTGGGTATAGCCGCGTCCACGCAGCAGCTGGAGACAGAAGGAATGGAACGTACGCGCCTCTACTCCGCTTGCTGCCTGAGCATCGAGAAAAGGAAACGAGCGAATACGGCTTCGCATTTCATCTGCTGCTTTTTTGGAAAAGGTCATTAGCAATAGATGTTTAGGCAGTACGCCCTTCACAGCAAGCAAATAAGCTGTTCGACAGACGAGCACCGAGGTTTTGCCCGAGCCGGCGCCTGCAAGCGTCAGTGCAGGTCCAGTATCGTGGCGAACGGCAGCAATTTGCGGCCGATTAAGTGAAATGCCGTACTGCTCCAAGCCTCGAAAAAAACCGCTGTCCTTTTCACTTTCATCGACAAGCTGACGGCTTGTCTTGGCTTCGGCAATGGCAGCGAGTGGGATATCGCGATTTCGAATGCCTATGGGTAAATTATAATAATGGTTACTCACTTTATCACCTACAGAAAAGTATATCCTTTCATTATAGCAGAACATAAAAAGAAAGAGGGAAGTCAACATGATTGAACCAGCGAGAAAAGAAGATGTACAAGAAATATTGCCTTTGCTGCTTGCAGCAATTGGACATATCGCCTACACATTAGCAGGAACTGAGGATCAGTCTGAAATGGAACAGATATTAGCTGATTTTTATATGCGCGAGGATAATCGGATCAGCTATAAGCATGTCATTGTTGATCGACGGGAGGATGGCATTGCGGGTATGCTGCTTAGTTATGGTGGAGATCATGCAGCAGCGCTAGACCTTCCTTTCGTTAATAGAAATGGCCGGGATAAAGGTGTGTATGCAGATGAAAGAATCGCTGTTGAAGCTCAAGAAGGAGATTATTATTTGGATTCGATAGCCGTTGCTGCGCGTTATCGAGGACAAGGAATTGCAACCGCATTAATAGAAGCATTCGGGCAAAAGGGCATGTTGGGAGGCTGCAAAAGGCTGTCTTTAATTGTTGAGCCTGACAATGAAAAAGCATATTCGCTTTACCGACGGCTGAATTTTACCGAGGATGGCTCGATTACGGTGAGCGGTAGTCGATATATTCGTATGGTGAAGCTGCTTTAATTCATTGTAAAGTTAATTATGGAATAAAAAGGGTTTCTACGGTAAGATGAAAGTGCTATAGCTATTATAAATAGACTTTTATCGTATCCGGGAGCGTGTTATTCATGTCCACTGCAAGCTTCAAATCGAAATTAGCGTACAGCTCGGGAAATCTATCCGTAAACTTAATTGCTCAAGCCTTCGCCTCCTACATCGTCTTTTATTATGTAGATGTGCTTGGCGTAGCGCCAGGCTTAATTAGCGTAGCAATGGTGATTCATGGGATTGTAAACGCGGTATTAAACCCTTTGTTCGGGCATATTTCCGATCGGACAAGCTCTCGCTATGGCAGACGAATTCCTTATATGATGTTCGGAATGGTGCCGCTTGCTGCATTGTTTACAGCTATTTGGTTTCCAATTGGAACAGGTATGGAAGTATTTTGGTACTTTTTAACGATCGTGCTGCTATATGATATTTTATTTGTTATGGTCGTGCTGAATTATTCAGCGCTGTTTCCTGAAATGTTCACGACGCTGAAGGAGCGGGCGATAGTATCCTCTTGGCGGCAAATGTTCGGGATCGTTGGCATGATTATTGGGGTGGCCTTGCCTCCTCTCGTGTACGGCAAGCTGGGCTGGGGACCAATGGGAGCGATATTTGCCGGAATTGCGCTGCTCTTCTTCATCATTATGGTGTCGGCCAGCAAGGAGAAAACCGTTATCAAGCGAGAAGAAATCGGCTTTCTCCAATCGTTGAAATTTACATTCTCAAATAAAGCATTCGTATTATTCGTACTCGGCAGCTTTTTTGTACAGTTCACGTTTGCGATGCTGCCTGCTGCTATTCCATTTTTCACTAAATATGTGCTGAGAGCTGGCGATGAAAGCAATACGATATTGCTAGGCGCTATCTTCGTAGCGGCTATTCCCTGCGTGTATCTATGGGGAAGATTGCTTCAGAAGTGGGGTGCCCGCAAAACGGTTATGATCGCGGTTAGCATTTATGCATTGGCGATGATTCCCTTCGTATTCGTGTCCAGCGTTGCTGCGGCTGCGATCGCTGCGGCTGCTATCGGCATTGGCCTTGCAGGGCTGCTTGTTTTGCTTGATGTGCTCCTATCGGAAATTATTGATGAAGATGAGAAGCGGACGAAGGTTCGCAGGGAGGGCATGTATTTTGGCATGAATGGATTTATCGTCAAATGGGGTGTCTCGCTGCAGGCTGTTGTGCTGGGTCTTATTCTGGAGCTTACAGGCTACAAGAAGGATGTAGTACAGGTGGAAGCTGCTGTGTGGGGAATCCGTTCGATGCTTAGCTTCATTCCGTTTATAGCCTTATTAATTGCAATTATTTTCTTTTTTCTATATCCGATTCGCTCTACTGACACTACGACAAGAAACGGTGATTTTAAATAATGACTCGTTTGTATGATGGGTTGAAACAGAATCGAATGCTCGTATTGCTGTTTCTTATCGGAGCAGCGGTGAGGGTAGCATACGCAGGCGCGATCCCTGGCGGCTTGAATCAAGACGAGGCTTCGATCGGCTATGAGGCCTATTCCATTTTGCATTATGTGATAGATCGCAATGGGGTAACGCTTCCTATTCATTTGATCTCGTGGGGGAGCGGCCAAAACGCGCTTTACGCTTATTTGTCCATGCCTTTCATTTATTTATTCGGATTAACTCCGCTGTCTGTTCGGATGGTTAGCATTTTGTTTGGGCTGTTAAGTATGGTTGTTTTCTATCTTATTGCTAAGCGGCTCTTTCTGGGAAAGCACGCAGTTGCTGCCGCGGCATTCTTCATTGTTATTTGTCCTTGGCATATCATGATGTCCAGATGGGCGCTTGAATCCAATATATTTCCTTCGGTCGTGCTGCTTGCCGTCTACTTTTTGTTTAAAGCGATCGAGAGGCCAAAATGGTTGATTGCATTCACAGCTGCGCTGGCCGCTTCACTGTACGCTTACGGCACGTCCTATTTTTTTATTCCGGTATTTGGTGCAGGCGTGCTCACGCTGCTTATAGTCGGGAAGACATTCACGCGGCGGGTGCTG from Paenibacillus sp. FSL H8-0548 encodes the following:
- a CDS encoding HD domain-containing phosphohydrolase; the encoded protein is MNSETEQLDPYLKLADAVIITDEAHYILAVNPAYEKITGYMLDEIIGKRASILRTSYTPKDTHDQMKLALQQGLPWSGVFTNRRRDSSIWHSSITITPLEMNGKMYYIGIFRELEKLKSGFYLPEERIGSIQSSMLKVLAISCEIRDPGIEQHLVRVRELTERFTHFHNERLQLGWPEELVNRIAHSSILHDIGKSGIPEGILYKPGPLAYYERNIVEMHTQIGVDIIDKIYSELNDELFTQELKLGKNIILYHHEKWDGSGYPHQLYGEDIPIEARIVSIVDVFDALTSIRPYKEKWSEERALSYISEQRGQHFDPELVDSFLALME
- a CDS encoding UvrD-helicase domain-containing protein — encoded protein: MSNHYYNLPIGIRNRDIPLAAIAEAKTSRQLVDESEKDSGFFRGLEQYGISLNRPQIAAVRHDTGPALTLAGAGSGKTSVLVCRTAYLLAVKGVLPKHLLLMTFSKKAADEMRSRIRSFPFLDAQAASGVEARTFHSFCLQLLRGRGYTQGILGETGQKHIFFKRLMRELLLKNDYEPETLLAQLSAIKLQMININDLPSSTTEERELKLLFTRYEQWKTELGKLDYDDLLLEAYKLLKTDKELLATLQRRFQYVMIDEFQDTNQVQYVLVQMLADKHRNLMVVGDDDQTIYSFNGAKNDYILNFEHQYPGAATYILDINYRSSSSIVGLGNAIIQYNKLRKEKTLLAVKPQGVNPSYARLKTTQEEARLIADTITLQTEQGNRSFGDFAVLFRTASSSRALVELLLTRELPFVDYGDGQLFYDQWAIKPLLAHLRLVQERRNFDAMEILLPSLYVNREQAMAFIWNQDKLRAKKWPLIHLLEFPQLKEFQKDKIKERIKLIKSLTDTKPSAAIMQLRQAFYDQYLETSKRHEMTEHKEGLKEVLDEFEAAASTYDTIEAFLVYIDDITDKHAAAQRLQKHGKSRSAISLMSIHKSKGLEFPVVFVLGASEGIMPHSSALAADKHSDRTSIQTGDDALSEALEEERRLAYVAVTRAQEELYISSPALYRGKPAELSRFIRSAFITEQEADGEADSVLAWLCTSSTCQVWQRIITYEDSQAESRACPLCNSSMEHGTKLLPRKKN
- a CDS encoding GNAT family N-acetyltransferase, with the protein product MIEPARKEDVQEILPLLLAAIGHIAYTLAGTEDQSEMEQILADFYMREDNRISYKHVIVDRREDGIAGMLLSYGGDHAAALDLPFVNRNGRDKGVYADERIAVEAQEGDYYLDSIAVAARYRGQGIATALIEAFGQKGMLGGCKRLSLIVEPDNEKAYSLYRRLNFTEDGSITVSGSRYIRMVKLL
- a CDS encoding MFS transporter yields the protein MSTASFKSKLAYSSGNLSVNLIAQAFASYIVFYYVDVLGVAPGLISVAMVIHGIVNAVLNPLFGHISDRTSSRYGRRIPYMMFGMVPLAALFTAIWFPIGTGMEVFWYFLTIVLLYDILFVMVVLNYSALFPEMFTTLKERAIVSSWRQMFGIVGMIIGVALPPLVYGKLGWGPMGAIFAGIALLFFIIMVSASKEKTVIKREEIGFLQSLKFTFSNKAFVLFVLGSFFVQFTFAMLPAAIPFFTKYVLRAGDESNTILLGAIFVAAIPCVYLWGRLLQKWGARKTVMIAVSIYALAMIPFVFVSSVAAAAIAAAAIGIGLAGLLVLLDVLLSEIIDEDEKRTKVRREGMYFGMNGFIVKWGVSLQAVVLGLILELTGYKKDVVQVEAAVWGIRSMLSFIPFIALLIAIIFFFLYPIRSTDTTTRNGDFK